From the Agrobacterium larrymoorei genome, one window contains:
- a CDS encoding potassium transporter Kup — MSEESHPNESQTTPKRLFYLTLGSVGVVYGDIGTSPLYAFREALKPVAHDGVTRFEVISLISLMIWVLTIIVTIKYVLFLLRADNDGEGGTLSLLALLMKTANGHTAILMLLGLMGAALFLGDAMITPALSVLSAVEGLKLVTPSLSEYIVPISVFVLALLFIVQSRGTGTVAKYFGPITALWFLVMSAAGISHISDDYDILAAFNPYFAVSFLLHEGFYGVVVLGAVFLTVTGAEALYADLGHFGRRPIQWAWFLLVFPALTLNYLGQGALVLGNPFTMSDPFYLMYPKWALPPVVILATAATIIASQAVITGAFSMVRQSINLGFLPRMKILFTSETNTGQIFVPSVNALLFIGVIFLVLSFKTSDALATAYGISVTGAMVVTSIMAFEFVRARWSWSLPVAVIALAPLVVLELIFLGANLLKFHDGGYIPIMIATAFTVVMWTWRRGTTILMEKTRHTDIPLASFVSSIERKSEHSPAQVPGTAIFLTSDPESAPAALLHNLKHNHVLHDRNVILTIRTVNKPRVSSHDRYKVEQISERFSRVELLFGFMESQNVSQDLAVLRQTGLKFDIMSTSFYLGRRKVVPDANSGMPYWQDRLYILLANAASLPSDYFHLPANRVVELGSQVIV; from the coding sequence ATGTCCGAAGAGAGTCATCCGAACGAATCCCAGACGACGCCGAAAAGGCTGTTCTATCTTACGCTGGGTTCCGTCGGCGTCGTTTACGGCGATATCGGCACCAGCCCGCTCTATGCTTTTCGCGAAGCGCTGAAGCCAGTTGCCCATGATGGCGTCACCCGTTTTGAAGTCATCAGCCTGATTTCGCTGATGATCTGGGTGCTGACGATCATTGTCACCATCAAATACGTGCTCTTCCTGCTGCGCGCCGACAACGACGGCGAGGGCGGCACGTTGTCTCTGCTTGCCCTGCTGATGAAGACCGCCAACGGCCATACCGCCATCCTGATGCTGCTCGGCCTGATGGGTGCCGCCCTCTTCCTTGGCGATGCGATGATCACGCCGGCGCTTTCCGTCCTTTCGGCCGTCGAGGGCCTGAAACTCGTCACGCCGAGCCTCTCCGAATATATTGTGCCGATTTCGGTGTTCGTACTGGCGCTCCTTTTCATCGTGCAGTCGCGAGGTACCGGTACCGTCGCGAAGTACTTCGGTCCGATAACCGCCCTCTGGTTCCTCGTCATGTCCGCCGCCGGCATTTCCCATATCTCGGATGATTACGACATCCTTGCCGCCTTCAATCCCTATTTTGCGGTCAGCTTCCTGCTGCATGAGGGCTTTTACGGCGTCGTTGTGCTTGGCGCGGTCTTCCTGACGGTGACTGGGGCGGAGGCGCTCTACGCCGATCTCGGCCATTTCGGCCGCCGCCCGATCCAGTGGGCCTGGTTCCTGCTGGTTTTCCCGGCGCTAACGCTGAACTATCTCGGGCAGGGCGCGCTCGTTCTTGGCAATCCGTTTACAATGTCCGATCCCTTCTATCTGATGTATCCGAAATGGGCGCTGCCGCCGGTCGTCATCCTAGCAACCGCCGCGACCATCATCGCCAGCCAGGCGGTCATCACCGGCGCCTTCTCGATGGTGCGTCAGAGCATCAACCTCGGCTTCCTGCCGCGGATGAAAATCCTCTTCACCTCGGAAACCAACACCGGGCAGATCTTCGTGCCTTCGGTCAATGCCCTGCTGTTCATCGGCGTCATCTTTCTGGTCTTAAGCTTCAAGACTTCGGACGCGCTGGCGACCGCCTATGGCATTTCGGTCACCGGTGCCATGGTCGTCACCTCGATCATGGCCTTCGAATTCGTCCGCGCCCGATGGAGCTGGTCGCTTCCCGTCGCGGTGATCGCGCTCGCGCCGCTGGTCGTGCTGGAACTGATCTTCCTCGGCGCCAACCTTTTGAAGTTCCACGACGGCGGCTATATCCCGATCATGATCGCCACCGCCTTTACCGTCGTCATGTGGACCTGGCGTCGCGGCACGACGATACTGATGGAAAAGACCCGCCATACCGATATTCCGCTCGCCTCCTTCGTCAGCTCGATCGAGCGCAAGAGCGAACATTCGCCTGCCCAAGTTCCGGGTACCGCGATCTTCCTGACCAGCGATCCGGAATCGGCCCCCGCCGCCTTGCTGCACAATCTTAAGCACAACCATGTGCTTCACGATCGCAACGTCATCCTCACGATCCGCACGGTCAACAAACCGCGCGTCTCAAGCCACGACCGCTACAAGGTCGAGCAGATTTCCGAGCGTTTTTCCCGCGTCGAACTGCTGTTCGGCTTCATGGAATCGCAGAACGTCTCGCAGGATCTGGCAGTGTTACGCCAGACCGGACTGAAGTTCGACATCATGTCGACCTCCTTCTATCTCGGCCGCCGAAAGGTGGTACCGGACGCCAACTCGGGCATGCCCTACTGGCAGGACCGGCTCTACATCCTCCTCGCGAATGCGGCCTCGCTACCATCAGACTATTTCCACCTCCCAGCCAACCGCGTGGTTGAACTAGGATCGCAGGTTATCGTTTAG